CGGGCAGTGGCAGGGCGAAGGATGTGCTCTTGCTGGTGGGCAGAAGCCGTGAtgccctgctgggtgctggctgACCCCTGGGGCTCCGCTTCTTCCTCCGCTCCTCCATCCCAGAGAGAATCCCAGAGCCGCGTGGGAAGCACCTGAGCAGGACAGGATGGACACAGAGCTCTGGCTGCACTTCCCCATTCGGGGCCTCCTGGTCCTCACGGAAGCTGGGAAGCCACAAACAGCTCAGCCCACACTCGCTGGGGTCAGCAGCCAGGCTCAGGCTGTGTTATCCCGGCCTGCACAGGGACATGATGGCACGGAGCAGAACCTGGGGTCTGAAAAACACCCGGGGAACTCCCAGCTGGGGATTTACTCTACAGCGTCTTCTCCCAGAGTTGCAGAAAAGAGGATTTCAGCCCCCACGGGGCAGGGAAGGACTCCTGATACATAACCCAGAGCCAGGGCAGAGACTACAGGAGGGACCCGACACCCTTAAACCCTCCCCAGTGTATTTCAGCCCCCCCCACTGAGCTCCTCTGCCCACTGGGCCCTTGGCGGTGGCAGGACGGGTCTTTGCGGTGGGTGCTGCGGGAGCCCGTTTGTCTGCGGGCTCTGGCCCCGCACCACAGCAGCACGCAGACACTGACCTGTGCTCCAGCTTCAGTGCCACCCGGCTGCGTCCCCAGGACCGCTGGACCAGCGGTGTTCGCGGAGCCCTCGGGCTGTGATTTGCATTTAAAGGGGAAGGGACCTTCCTCCGGCCTCAGCGCAGCTCTGGCCCCTGCTGGACGGACGCTGCCGGACGCTGCCTTGCAGTGCCGAACGTTGCCCACTGGAGTGGCCACAGCGTGCAGCCGGCCCCGGACCGCAGCACCAGCATCACATGGGGAAGGCAGGATCCGGCCCTCAGTTCTGCACAGCTGGGGCACACAGGAAGGGTTTGGGGTAGGTAGCGGGGTCTGCACCCGGGCACCTTCCCTGCAAACATCCTGGTAGAAATGGGGGGATGTCACTGCCTGCCACCCCCTTAAACCACCCAGCGTTCACCATAAGTCTCAGCATCACCAGACTTGTGTGAGCACAGGATTTGCCTTTTTTAAGACCAAGGCTGCAGTCCTCTGGCACTCAGGATCACGGGGCTGGGGGCAATGTGTGCCCGTGGTGGGACCCCCAGATCACAGGGAGGGAGCAACAACAAACTGCCCAGTGCTGGGTGTCCCAGCCACAAACCTCCCCCACTGTCTGTAGGCACAGACGTGCCATCACCTTTGCAACTTAAGTTCCCCCCAGCCTCTCCGCTCCATGACTCAGTGCCCCAAATTTCATTCCCAAACGTGATCCTTAATGAACGAGAAataacacaaacagcagcagtgagtttGTGGGTTTCTATTGGACACGAAGATACATACAGCAGCTCCCCACAGAGGCCATTGGGAccataacaggaaaaaaattagattgaaataaagaaaagtggGGGAGTTGGTGACTTCCtaagagatttttctttgacTGAAAGGGCAGGAAAGAGAAATCCCGTGCCgggctgcagccctctgctcccACCACATTCAATGCAACAGGATGCTTCCACTCAAGTCAGATGCAACCTGTACAGGAGGAAGCAatgccagcagtgcagggcaAGAAGCAGCCCAGAGAACTCCAGGGAACGCAGCCCAGTGGGCGCTGAAGACTCTGGTTCTGTGGAGCTGTACTGGACTCAACAGTCCTTAGACCCAAACTCTGGGATCCCCATGGAAGGAAGGGGGACGCAGAAGCgcctcctgcaggcagctcacaTGGCAGGTCCTTCAGATGCaagaacagctgcagccaggaaagaaaccaaaactgGTCTGCAAATGCAGGGGAACAGCTCAGCCAACTCGATTCAGCTTCAAGCAAAAGGAAGGCAACGCTGAAAATAGTCTGCTGTaaagagaagctgcagcaagaGGTTCTCAAGCAAGTAGATGTCTCCCAAAAGGGTAGTGAAAAAAGGAAGTCTTGAGAAACAGGAGAAAtccccccagccctgtgccagaTTGCCTTATGGGCCCATCAGAGCCTCTCGGACACAGcggcagcagctcagtgttggTGACTGCCAGCACCTGGGAGATGCTgttctgaaaaagcaaagggaaaggagaggcccaggcagcaccagcacaaCCTGTCTGCAGGTCTGATGCTGCAGAAGGAATCGGCCCACAGCACCATCCTTGAGCTGGTCCCAGCGATTCAGCTTCGGCAGCAGGTCATGGAGCAGCCACAGGTTTGATCCTCCTGGAGCCCCAGCTCCACAAATACCTCCAAACCACCCCATTCAACACCAAGGGATGGCCCTGAGGCAGGGCAGAGGAGTCACAAGGACGTCCCTATCCCCGTGCACAACTACTCACACGTGCTTGTGCAAAACACTCCGGAATTAGACCTTTGGATTAACTGTTTAATATACTTGTGCACATGTGCGTATAGCAAAGAGGCAACTGTGAATCATAAGGCTATTGAAACATTGGCAGGTTCTAGGAAGAGCAAAGGCCCTGCAGGAGGCCTGGGCAAATCAGGTGTCCccagtttctctgcttttctgtcccCATTCAGTACACAAAACCCATACAAGAGGGGAACTGGACTGCTTTGCTCCAGAGAGAGCTGCCAGCCAGAGCGtgagaaagcaacagcaatCCAGGAGCTACCTCCTGCCtgatgcagctcagggcaggagAATCCAGCGCTGGGAAATGCGTACGTTCTCCCTTGCTCAGCTCTTTTGCTCTCACTCAATGTCAGAGCATCACCGTGCAGGTGGAGGAAGTGACGTGTCCCGCTGTCCCGGTGCCACAAGCCGGAGGGTTTGGGCTGATCCGTGCCCTTGCTTTCCTGTGCTGCACTACATCTTGGGGGAGTCGCAGCTGGCCGATGACAAGGTCTTTCAGTGAAAGGGACAATCAGTTGAGTCTCCATATATTAGTTATTCACGCACACGCAGGGAGGTGGGTCATTCTAGGtttcatatatattcatatataaagTGTATGTTGCCCTGCACGTATtttatatatcatatatatatacacacacacatcatctatatgtgtatatatatatatataaaatttaaaaaacccTCCAAAAACCTAAGCTAGGAAATGTCATAGCCCAAGGAGGGCCGTCCTCTTGCACCTGTCCAAGGACCAGGAGAGGGGCTTCAGATGGAGCCTGGAAACATTCATGCTACCCTCCCTTACCCAACTTCTGCCTACCACACAGCAGGCTCAGTCAGCGCCCTGAGTGCCTTCCTCAGTCCCACTCTGCCCCAGGGCTCCTATGCTCAGTTCTCCAAGGCTTTCCTCAGGATCTGTGCTGTGTGTCGGCTTTCCCAAGTGAAGGCAATCCTCAGCCAGACGCTGCTCTGCTGGGGCACCTCCGGCTGCTGCCTCGGAGCCCTCCCGGGATGGGTCCTTCAGAGGCTCTGTCAGGTCCACGTCTGCCCGGGGCACATGTGCACACAGGTCCTGCACCTTCTTGTTGAGGTCGTTGCGCTCTGTTTGCAGGGCTCGGCACAGTTTCTCCAGGCGCTGGATTTTCACCTGAAGCCCCTCTAGCTCTTTATCTCGAAGGGTTTTCTGTAAATAGAGAAGCAGTTCAGACCTACCCCACTGGGGATaaaggcagaagggaaaagagatgaaACTTTGAAGGGAAGCTCAAGTGGAAAGACCACTCAGTTGCCCACATCAGCACAGAACGGCCACAGCCTCCTCACCTCTTCAGCCATTTCCAAGAGAGCCTtgttgctgctctcccagcGAGAACGGTACATTGTGGtctccttctccagcttcttaattttctttgtcaTCTGCAGAACCATGgtaaaaaaggaacaaataagcCAGAATAATGCAGTCAGGTACATCTTGTGTATACttaaacagacagctgctttcCCAGGGCAGACAGCAAGATCCTGCTGTCCTGGGAAATGTCTCCttgccctcctgcagccagctgcatcAGTGGGAACCACCAACAGTAACCCAGGAGATCGTGGTAGCACTGCTTTTTCTGATCCATTAGGGGTACAGCCATCACCCCACGAGTCCAGCATCCACCTTTTATCAGCAATCAGTTTGTGCCTGATTTTAATGCCAGCAAAACTCAGCAAAACAATACAGCTGCTGCTTACCTCACAGTACAAGTGAGGAGAAAGGCAGTACCCAGCCCGCTGGCCCATGCACACACTGCAGGCAGTGACAACAATACCTAccttctccatctcctgcttAAATGTTGTGAACACTTCACTGCTTTTGGAAAGGGTGTTCTGGAATTCTTCAAACTTCTCTGTGTAGAGAGCCAGCTGTAGGGAGAGACGGGGTTACAGCTCGTCACCATGGCACCTCCTGATGGCCTTTCCCAGGAGCAGGGAGATGTTAGCCAAGAAATGAGCTAGTCATCTTGTGACCGGACTTTATGACTAACAAACTTGCAGCATGAGGCTGCTTTGCCAGCACTGGGTACTGCAGATTGTGGaatgatatttcttctttcttaggGAAACACCCTTAGAGAGCAATGTGTTCTCCAAACATCTCCTGGCCTTGGCACGAAGCACTTGCTGGGTCTGATTCAGCAAAGTGTGATCACACAACTGCTCTGAGCACTGGGAAACATGCTGGTAAAACCAGAGCTCCTTCCTTGCACAAGGAGACTGGAGGAGGTTTCATCTCACACTGTGCTTCATGCAGGCACACAGTTATCATACTTAAGAGCAATCCTGCCTCTGTGTTTTTCTAATTAAGGAAACACAGGTTATTCCCTgctgaaggaggaagggaaaaaatgaatgaccaggctgagcacacacagagcaggtaACTCACCTGCTGCTTGAGATGAGTCTCCTGCTGCTTCATCAGCTCACACATCCTCTGTGATTCCACAGCTTCCTTCAGCAGCTAGGGAAGAGCAAAAGCAGTTACCTCACTGCTGCCAGGGAAAGCTCTCAATATGCCATATGCTGCTGGTGCTTGGCCTGGAGTCAGCAGGGGGCTGGGAGAAACACCACCAACAGCACAGGGCTCCAGCCTTGATTCTGAAGCAGCTGGGAGAATGGTCACTGCTGCATACACAGCTGGGATGGCCTGATCTCTTAAGGGCACTGCACTCAGGAACCCAACCTCCACAAAGAAACAGGGCAAACAGCTCAGTGCTTATAACCAGCAGAGAATCACTAAGACTTACAAAGTCCTTTTCCCGTTGATgcctctcctctgcctccttcAGCATTTCCTGTGCCTGCTGGAGCTTGGCATCCacgagctgctgctgcaggtccTTGTGTTTGAACACCTTATCAATGTGCTGCCAAAGGAAATGCCACCAGTCACTGACATGCGAGGTCAGGGCCCTGCTACCCACGTGGCACAGATCCCAAGGAATGACCTCAAATCCCAAGGGCTCTCtctcccctccagcagcagtttctgCCCTGGAAACATTCTCCACAGGGCAGAATGGGTGCACCACAGCAGGCCATGCCAGGCCCGACTCACCTCCTCCCGCAGCTCGTACTGCTCAATGAGCTTCTTGAGCCGCTCTGCCAGCTCCATGTTCTCCTGGCGCAGCTTGGAGTTCCTCTCGTTGTGCTGCTCCATCTGCAGCTGGATGTCATTCAGTGTCACCTGGAAGTGGGATGTCACCTCCTTCcgtttctcctcttcctctcgTGCTCGCTGGACACCCTCCTCCTGTATTAGAAGGGCAGACAGCAACGTGGCATCACATCAGGCAGATGAACAAACCTCCCTGGGCCGTGATGATCTGAACCCACCCAacttcccactgctgctggtaTCAATCAGGAAGGCTCTGCAGGCCATTGCATGGCAGCTCCTTCACTCCAAGAGCTGAGCAAGCCCACAAATGATCActtccttcaaaataaaatcacaaggGTCAGCTCCCTCCCCTGCTGTCCCTTGCAAGATAACAGATTAACAGCACAACTGAAATCCTGCACTGGACATCAGACTGCGGGCGACCACTCCTTAAaatcagccctgcagcaggtgaCCTAAGGGTTTGGGAggaagcagctcctgcagcaatCCCAGGAGACACTCGCCTTGAGGGTACGGTTGTGTCTCTGGAGCTCACGGCACAGGCTCTCCAGCTTGCTGCGGGCCAGGATGGCCTTGCTGTGCTCACTCTGCAGGTGGTCCTTCTCTTGCACCAACTGTGTCTGCTTCTTCTGCAAAATCTTCATCTGTTTCTGGGAGTTTCGGTGTTCTTCCAGCTAGGGTAGGAGAGCAGAGGGCAGAGATGCAGCAAAACAGACCAGGGCAATGCTGTGCCCATATAAGGGTACACAGGGATCAAATAGGTGTTCTGTCTACTCTGAAAGGACAGGAGCTTTATAATAAAAAGCACAGTCAGATGAATACAGAACCCAAGGTCTCCCACACACAgcctttctccttcctgaatTAACATCCTACTGGAATTGGTGAGAAGTGCACATTCCTTCAGGACCTCCAAGCACTCAATGCttaaacagagcagagctctgagtgctgtcccagtgctcactgcagcagcGTCCTCCCACTGCCCCAGAGCCTGGAATGAAGAAACGAGGACTCACCAGCTCAGCGTATTTcttgcacagtgctgccagTTTCTCCTCTGGCGTGCTCAGGGTGTTCAGGGTCTGCATCAACAAAGTGATTTCTTTGCCTGCAGTGAGacagaattaaacagaaagGTGACGTCACGTACATGGAGTTGTGGCTTATAAAGGCAAGGACAGGAGACAGAAACCAGGTCTCACACCTGTGACCACCCTGGCCCAGAGTTCCCATCTCCAGTGCCTATTTGGGGGTTTGTCCCCCAGATTTCACCACATACAGCAGTGAACAATTGAAGCAGCTGAGGAGAAACGTGGTTATCAGAGTAGGGAACCACCAAGGGGCCAACTAGACAACGCTGTGTGCAGCAGAGGGGAAACCTGCACAattcagaggctgcagcagcactcaggaCTGATGAGTGTCTTTGCAACACTCAACGTTTCCTCCCATACCACAAGAATAAGATGCTGTACTATTTCCAAACACGTACCTAAGGTATTCATTTCTCTAACAGCACTTAGTGCAGTATAAAATCCACATCTGCACCAAAGTTCTCAGGCTGGCAGCACAACCACAGCAGGAAACCCCTTACCGAGGCCcttggctttcttcttttcctgagcCTTCTTCTGATCCCGCTCTCCACACTCGTCTCCAGGTCGAAACTCTTCGGTCCCCTTCGTTCCTTCCTTCTCACCATTCATCTCGGGGCTGCCTGACTCCTGATCTCCGTTCCTCGGGGACTCACTGAGGCACTTCTCCACTTCCTCTGGCTCCACGGGCTCACTCTGCCCACCGTCCTCACCCGGACCCTCCTGGCTGGCATCCACGCAGTACGTGTTCAAGATGTCCTCAAGCTGCCTGCTCAGCTCCTCAGAGACATCCTGCACGGCAGCCCGGGAGGACTTTGTGTCGTCCTGTGCAAGGGGAGCTGTCGGAGATACAAGCACAAAGGCGTGATGCTTCCCCACGCCGCCTGTTCTCTGCTCTCCACGCACACACAGCAAGGGGAAGGTTTCCCCGAGCACCTCAGTGCACCAGGGCGGGCTGAACTCCCAGCACACAAACTGCTTTGTTCAGGCTGTGCCTCCAGCCAGCTGCCCTGACAATGGAGGTGCATTCCTAACAGCCTCTTTTGATCACGAGAGCATGACCGAGACCCTGACATCTGTCAGGAGCAAGAACTGCCCCCTCCCACCATCCTCTAACCAAAGCAGGTTGTGTGTGAGCCTTCCCTCGGAGCAGCAGCCTGCTAATATCCCCAGAGCCTTTTTTGCACAACAATAGATCTATAAGCTGAGTTTGCCTCTTTGCTCACATATACGAGCAGCTGTAGCGGCTCAGacccacatcccatcccatcccatcccatcccatcccatccccatcccatcccatccccatcccagcacaatccatcccatcccagcagcccCTCAGCACTTCTCTACATCCACAACTCCTCCCAAGCAGAGCTGTACAGCATCAGCTATTGAACTCACTGCATTGCTGTGCATCTCCTACGTTCCACAGTTACTAAAACGCAGGGCAAGGTTAATTGAACCTGCTGTGAGCTGACCACCCATTCCTGTCTCAATGTCACAGAGCAGCACTAAAGGAACCGATCGCTCAGggactctgtgctgctgggatcaACGCTACGAGTCGCACAGAACGGACCGGACAGAACGGGCCGCCCCGTACCCAATACCGGGACGCGGCGCTGCCCGCACCTTCCATGGCCGCGCTGGGCTCTGCCGGTTCCGCCTCGTCCCCCGGATCGCCGCCGGTTTTGGCCGCGGGTCGCGGGGCCGCTTTGCCGTCTCCGCTCTGGTTCTTCATGGCGGCACCGCTCCGCGCTCAGCACCGGGAGAACCGCTGGAACGGAAACCGCAGCTGGAGCGGGGAATGGAGGGAGCGGACGGGAACCGGGACCGAACCGGGACCGAACCGGGAACCGGGACCCGCCGCGACCCAGCGCTGCGCCACGGGGACGGCATCGAGGAGCCGCGCGGCACCGGATCCCATGGAGCCCGGTatcagccccacacagcccgGTATCCCCGCACATATCCCGGTATCCCCTTATAGCCCTGTATCCCCATACAGCCCGGTATCCCCGGATCCCCCCGGTCCGACCGGAGCCCCCGTCCGCTCCCGCCATCCCACGTGACCCCCGTGACGTCATCAACACCTCCCTTCCTCCCGCCGTGACGTCACGCCCGTACCCCCGTGACGTCACCGGCAGCGCTGTGACGTAGCGGCCGCTCCTCCCGGTGCGGTCGGTGCCGGTTGAGGCGGCAGAGCCCCGTTGTACCGGCGGGCAGCGCCCAGCAGCGCCCAGCAACGCCCGCTCCCCCCGCCGGTCCCGCACTGAAGGAAGCGGTTCCGGGCCGGGCCTCGCAGCGTGCGCTCATCGCGCAGgcgccgccccgctccgccgaCCAATCAGCGCCGAGCAGCCGCGGGGGCCGCCGGGAGACAGAGGCGAGGAGCGGGAAGAGCCGCGGGAACTACAACTCCCGGCGTGCCCCGCGGCAGCCACTTCCGCCCCCCCCGGTCTCCACAGCCGCTCGCTCCCGGCCCGGCTCCGCTCAGCGCTTTGTTCGATCCCGGCCCGGTACGAGGAACCGACCGTGAGCGCGGCCACACACAGCGCTATAACGGGAGCAGCTCGGGCCTCGTGTGCAGGTAACGGCTCACAGCGCTATTACACACATTACATTACACAGGTGTTGGTTTCCTCTGGAGCCCGATTAGACAAACAGGTGCCGATAGATCGTATAAAATACACAGATCTGAGACtttatgaaggaaaatgtttgtgaGCGGGACGGAAACATGGAAATGAGGCCCAGTGTGTTCACACAGCACCAGAACCGGGCTGTGGGGCTCCAATacagctggggatggggcagctcCCATAGtacagcccccccagccccagccctgctcacagccaccAGCTCCGGCTGCTTCGACCCTtgtcaacagcagcagctcaaacCAACCAACAATATCAGGACACGGGGAGGATCCTCCCACAGCCCCTCACCCTTTGTCCATGTTCTGCAGTGTGa
The genomic region above belongs to Coturnix japonica isolate 7356 chromosome 23, Coturnix japonica 2.1, whole genome shotgun sequence and contains:
- the TXLNA gene encoding alpha-taxilin; this translates as MKNQSGDGKAAPRPAAKTGGDPGDEAEPAEPSAAMEAPLAQDDTKSSRAAVQDVSEELSRQLEDILNTYCVDASQEGPGEDGGQSEPVEPEEVEKCLSESPRNGDQESGSPEMNGEKEGTKGTEEFRPGDECGERDQKKAQEKKKAKGLGKEITLLMQTLNTLSTPEEKLAALCKKYAELLEEHRNSQKQMKILQKKQTQLVQEKDHLQSEHSKAILARSKLESLCRELQRHNRTLKEEGVQRAREEEEKRKEVTSHFQVTLNDIQLQMEQHNERNSKLRQENMELAERLKKLIEQYELREEHIDKVFKHKDLQQQLVDAKLQQAQEMLKEAEERHQREKDFLLKEAVESQRMCELMKQQETHLKQQLALYTEKFEEFQNTLSKSSEVFTTFKQEMEKMTKKIKKLEKETTMYRSRWESSNKALLEMAEEKTLRDKELEGLQVKIQRLEKLCRALQTERNDLNKKVQDLCAHVPRADVDLTEPLKDPSREGSEAAAGGAPAEQRLAEDCLHLGKPTHSTDPEESLGELSIGALGQSGTEEGTQGAD